The genomic window CAGGAGCCCGGCGAGGGGCTGTGTGCAGAGCCGAGTTCCGGGGCTGGGACGTAAACCACCCGGCGCAGGAGGGCAGCGCCAGCCAGGGCCTGGCAGAGGCTGCCGTGGAAGTGAACCGCTTCCCtgcacagccccacccccagctggcCCTCCTCACTCCCCGTCCCTCTGCACCAGGGCACGCGCTAAAACCCGGTCCCGGGGGCTGCCGGTGGCCCCGAGGTCCCTCGGAGGGTGTGCGGGCCGGGGCCCAAGTCTGATCCCGGCCCCAAGGGTTTCCAAGCTgctccaggggtgacccctgacctGAGCCGGGAagagcccccaccccaagcaccagcagtcaCCTGGCCCCCAACCAAACCTCCAAGCGTGGCCCCTAAGAGCGGAAGGGTGGACTGCACGAGGGTCTTACCCGGGGCCGCCGGGGGATGACCACTCTGTGCCCCTGTCTGCCGTCGGGGACCCCCGGGAGgccctgcccccacgcccccgcctTTCTTGTCTGCTCTCCAGGCCAGCCGCAGGGGAACCCCTTGGGCGGCACCCCACTACTGGTGAACGGCTCTGGCCAACCCGCAGAGCCGGGCGGCACCAGGCGGGCAGGCAacggggccctggggggccccaAGGCCCACCGGAAGCTGCAGACACACCCGTCCCTCACcagccagagcagcaggaagagCAGGAACAGCACCAAGTCAGCCGCCTCCCAGATCCCGCTCCAGGCCCAGGAAGGTGAGTCCGGCCGGGCAGCTGCTCCGCACACACCGAGGGGCtgggcttgtcttgcacacagctgacaggtctgacccccagcaccatgtacaTTCCCCTGAGCCGCACCAGGGGCGGTCcctgagccaggaagaagccctgggcaccctgggtgtgaccccttcccccaaaaaatagagcaacaacaaaagaagtaCAGTCTGGAGCCCTGGAGACGCCTAGTCAGCTGAGCACATACTCACTTTGCACATGGGGGACCTGGttcaccccccagcaccacatgggccgGGACGGTTGCAGCAGGAGTGAGTcccaagcacacagccagggCCTAGGTGTGGTGACGCTCCCGCCCTTcgttccctgagtgcagggccgggagcaagccctgagcactgccgtggtCTGAGTCCAGAGCAAAAGGAATATGCCTTCCATGCACGAgacatgatccccagcaccacaaaaaagaaaaaacatatataagaaggggcaggagtgatagtagagcagggagggcgtttgccttgcacgcgaccgacccgggttccattcccagcatcccatatggtcccctgagcactgccaggagtaattcctgagtgcagagcacacaCCCTGCCATGGCCAACAAGCACTacgaggagtgactcctgagcactgtcaacttctgcccctccccccctaaAAATGGAGAATATGAAGGAATCTAGGAAGGCTTTAGAGGGGTGGCGGGTGGGTGTTAAGGGCAGAGCGAGGGCAGAAACGGCTGTTGTGGACTGGATTGTGAAGGTCCAGGGGACCAGTGGCGGGCAGGTACGAGTGGGCAGgctcgggggcaggggggcagactGTTCGGAGGGCGCTGGGGTGCCACCAGAGATAGATCTCAGTAAGCAGGGGCCTTGCCTGGTGTGCACTGGAGAGACTGCAGGGGTCCAGCTCTGGAGGGCCCCCTGTGGTGGAGAGaccccacagccctgcagccTTGCTCAGCGCCCTCCTGGCCCAGGAACAAGACAAGCAGGAAGGCTGGCGGCTCGTGCCGAGAGCCCAGGTGGGCCCCAGGGGCACCCAACCCAACACCCACTATGACAGGCTCCCTGTGGGTGCCTCAGGAAGCTGAGCAGcccggggggaggaggaggcacagAGGGCCAGGGGCTCCGGGCGTGTGAAGGCAGCCGCGGACTGAAGTCCTTCCTGCTGGCTTGTTGGAGGGCccgttctcagggcttcctcctggctctgcactcagagaccagctttgggggtgctcagggatcgccaCATGGTCCAGGGGTGGtcagacccaggtcagtcatgtgcaaagtaaatgtccTGCCTGCggtgctctcactctggccccctgcagtactttccttttcttttggagtcacacccagcaatgctcaggggtcactcctggcaccgcactccggaatcactcctggtggtgccgtatgggatgccagggatcgtgcaaggcgaacgctccCCGGCCCCTCTGGCTTCGGCTTTAGCACTTCTGTTTGTTTAATTCCTCCTCCCTGCTCTCGCCACAAGGATGGGGGATGCACACCTGCCCGTGGTGCACCCAGGCCCACACCTGGCCTTGGCGCCCCAGACGTCACACTCTGTGGTGCCCTCTGGCAGTCCCACCAGCAGGCCATGGGCACCGCACTCGGGTTGGTGACGCTCATGGCCTCACACTCACCAGGCAGGTGTCTTTGCCCTGGTGCCATCACTGGCCGTCCAGGGTGTGGTGTTAAAGAGGGGGTGATGAGGGGGAgctggggccacccccagggtgctcaggggttactcctggctctgtgctcagtgatcattccttaCAGCGCTCcagggaatatatgggatgccgggggttgaactcaggtcagctgcatgcaaggcaggcgccctccccactgggctatccctccagccccggaagAGACTCGTTATGGGCCACGTCTCCCAGGGGCTGTGTGGGCAAACCAGGGGGAAGAGTCCTGCCCTCCCGGGACGGGACCAGAGAGGAGCCCGAGGGAGGGGGACTGGCATCACTGCAGAGTCCTTCCCGAGGTCCGCGGGGAGGTGAAAGGTGAGGTGCGGGGAGACGGGATGGGGACAGTTGTTTGCGAAGGCCCAAGGGCTCAAGCGACCGTCTCAGAGCGGTGTCACCTGCCCGTCTCCTCAGCTGTCCTGCGGCACTGCCCTCTGCCAGGCGCTGCGGCATCCTCCTCCCACGCTCGCTAAGTAAACAAGGGGGTGATGAGCAGGGACACAGGTCCCCACTCAGCCTCTGCGGGGTCTGGTAAAGAAGGTtgtgagcggggctggagcgatagcacagcagggagggcgtttgccttgcacatggctgacccgagttcgaatcccagcatcccatatggtcccctgagcaccgccaggagtaattcctgagtgcagagccaggagtcacccctgagcatcgccgggtgtgacccaaaaagaaaaaaaagagaaaaaggttgTGAGGGGCAAGGGACAGGGCCCCGGGCAGCACTGCGTCACTGCACTGGGACTCGACCCCAGCACAGATAGGGTCACCGCAGAAACAAACAGAAGCCAGAGTTGCGTGAGGCTGGGGTGAGGCCCTGCTGTGTGAGAGCCCTGGCGTCATCCCCGGCGTCCCAAACCAATTCAGAGACTCCCTGAAGAGAGCCAGCACGCGTACGGCCCTGATGCGGccgctctgggttccatccccagcatcccatacggtccccaggacagccaggagagagccccctACCCGCCTCCACACAGATGCTGTCCCCTGTGCCCACGTGGTTCCCAGAACCCACCAGGGctggatcctgagcacagaaccaggagtacaccttagtactgtcaggtgtggccccaaacaagcaaaaaaatactACTTACAAAAAAATACtaccaagagatagtacagtgggtaggactcttacCTTGCACTAgaccaatctggattcaatcccaacaccacatgtgatcccccagccctgccaggagggactcctgagctcagaataagccctgagcactgccagctgtggcccgaaaaagagggaaagaaaaagggaaggaggggagggagggagggaaagaaagaaagggaggaaggaaggaaccacAGGCTGAGGGGgtggttttaggggctggagcagatgTTTATGTGGGGATCCCACCAGGGTCCAGCCCCAGCAACAGTGGTCGTGGAGGCATTACACCGGACCCCTCAATCCCCACATCAAAGAGGCTTGCATAAGgggcagagccatagcacagctgggaggacactggccttgcaccgggcagacccgggttagatcctgggtggacatcccatatggtctccctagcactgccaggagtaattcctgagtgcagggccaggagtaacccctgagcatcacctgtgtgaccccaaaagccttgcatgagccgccccccccccataccGGGTCCTGGGCCCGcccccacactcccctcccctgcgCAGACTGCTGCGTGCACTGCATCCTGTCCTGCCTGTTCTGCGAGTTCCTGACGCTGTGCAACATCGTGCTGGACTGCGCCACCTGTGGCTCCTGCAGCTCCGAGGACTCGTGCCTGTGCTGCTGCTGCGGCCAGGCCGAGTGCTCCGACTGCGAGCTGCCCTGCGACCTGGACTGCGGCATCCTGGACGCGTGCTGCGAGTCGGCTGACTGCCTGGAGATCTGCATGGAGTGCTGCGGGCTCTGCTTCTCCTCGTGACCGGCAGGGGCGCCGCGCGGGGCTCGGCTCACTGTGAACGCCCCGctggggcccctcccccgcccccagacttCGAGGGCAGCAAAATGTGAATAGTCACCCCTGCCCCGGACCCCTGGGGGGCCCGACCCGTCCAGGGACCCCAGAGGGCAGGCTGGcatgggcggggcagggcggatAGGGCCCCTTTATGGTAAGACTGGAAGGGGAGCGGGAGGGCGTGGAGGGGGTCTGTTCATTTGTGGCTGTAAATAAAGAGACGTGTCCGTCTCGGGTTACCTCCTGCGAGAATCACTTCAACTCTCAAAAGCCAGTCTCTTTGGGACCAGTGCCATGACACAGCAgccacacagcccacccagcttCCAGCTCCgggtggtcccccgagcactgccaggagcaattactgagggcagaggcaggagtaagccttgagcatcactgggtgtgaccccaaaaccaaaaacagaagcaaGTCCTCGGGGACCTGATAAcaggcagtgggtagggcgcttccttgttcactgccaacccgggttcccagCCAGCCCAGATggcccccgaaccccaccaggaacggcccctgagtgcagagccaggaggaagccctgagcacggccaagtgtgccccccacccaaataaaaaagcacgtcctgggggctggagtgacaggacagcgggtagggcgcttgacttgcacacacacgaccaggttccacccctggcatcccatatggtcccctgagcaccacctggagtgattacTGGGTGTAGAGCCgggaggacccctgagcattgccaggtgtgacccgaaaaccaaggggaaaaaaagcaagttCCACCTCCTGTCCCCCCAAACCTCCCCCACAACCAAGACCCACCACCACaagcccccctgccccagcccaagGGAAAAAAGCAAATCCTGCCTCCTCACACACAGACTTGAGGCTTCTGCCCTCggcttttcatcttttctcacccCAAAagctgctccctgccccctccctcctcatgcctgcctccccccacagcccagggagggggagggagagctggGGCAGAAATCACTGACAGCAGATGTGTGGCTCTGGTGAATGTCTCTCCTGACGGGCAGCTCAGGGCCAGATGGCTCCAAGGCTTGGGGCACCCGCCCCcgggctgtgcttggggcagcAGGGGAGACCCCATCGGCCTCCTTTGTCGGCACCTGGCAGCTGGCCTGAGAGAGGAGCagatgggggggggtgtggaggggggcgTCCTGGGGGCCTGGGCCACCGGCAGGGGCGCGGCTGAGCCCTGTCCTTCCTGACCTGAGgaagcaggaggggccggtgggtGGGCCGGTGGGGCTGAGGTGGAGAGGACAGGGGTGGaaagggccggggaggggggtggggaatggaggGGCACTGCCGGGGGCTTCTGGCAAGAGGAGCGTCATGAGTGACGGTCGCCAGGCCCAGAGAGCTGTCTCAGTCCTAATCTGTGCCCGCCATCCCCCAGCAGACGCCccaaccccaggcctcctgcccacactgcacCCAGAGCAGcccgaccccccccccactcccaccaccacctgcTGCTGCCTCTTCACCAGCTTCTTCCATGCCCACAGGCGGGTTTAGACAGACCAGAAGCTTCAGAGGCCCCAGGCCACCCGCCAAAGGGGGCCCCGTGAGAGAAACCAAGGACCTTCCTGTGTCCCAAGGTGGGTGGGGGATCTGGGGCATGagcctggtgggggaggggctctctgctcttctttctcttctcccctttgtGTCCTGAGGATGAGCCCCAGGCCCCCCGCGTGCAGGCCGCGGAGAGCAGCCCATCCAGCCCACCTGTGCCCGCCTCGCCTCCTTCCCCGAGAGCTGAAACTGCGAACACTGAGCAGGGCTTTGGGGccgaggagagggaggaggtggtgcaGAAAGTGAGGGCCACACctccacacagccacacaccctcacacacatcacacactgcATGCACATACACCCGCACACCttcacacacccacaccctcacacacacacacacacaggcacacgcttgcacacacatcacacacagcatgtgcatacacacacccgtgtgtatgcatgtgcatatacacacCTTCACACAACTGCGTGCATACATACaccgcacacacgcatgcatacataGCCACATACATGCCCACCTGCACACACCCATGTGCatatacacacctacacacaccacacacatgcatacatagcCACATACATACCCACCTCatacatgcatgcgcacacaccttgtgcatacacgtatgcacacacacacacacacaactgcatATACACAGCTCCTCTGACCCTCGCATGCACTCCCAGGCCTCCCTTTGCCACATTAAGGATTTCTGACCTCTGGGCCCGGGAGGAAGCCCCGCGGTCTGGCTGAGACCCCGAGACGGCAGCCCTGGCCCCACATTAGCTTCTCCAGCTTGTGGCTCTTTGTCCCTCCCTGAATACCCCAAGTCCGAGTCTCACTCTGCCTGGACAAGCACCtatttgaatttttccttttcttccttttgcgAAAATGTCAGACTCCTTTGTCCAAGGTCCTACAGAATCTTTGTTCGTTTGCTTGagaccccagcaatgctcaggggttactcctggctcagtgctcaggggtcagtcctggtgggttcggggaccctctgcatgcaaggccagccccctgcccactgtccccgcACGCCCGGAGCCAGACATGGCGCCCCGTGGTGGCCGTCCCCAGCCGCTCCTGCCTGCCGGGGTCAGACCCGCCTCAGTGCCAGGTGTCACAGCCCCCTCCTGCCTGTAGCCCTCTGCGGGAGAGAGGCGGAGCTTTCAGAGAAGGGTCCCTGAGAGGGGGCTGGCCCGTGTCCGGGGCTGGGGGTCACAGGAGGACCCTCCTTGAGCCCTTTGTCCCGAGCAGGGAACACGGGACCACGGCTTCCAGCAGAGCCCGCTCAGACTCATCTCCAGCGGGTGGGCTCCTAGAGGCCCCGCAGCCTGAGGCCtggcccaggtgggcaggaaggcccctccctggcctctcccgcagtgggggcggggccttggcAGGAAGAGCAGGCACTGCAATCCAAATAGCCATTTCCTGCTGCAGGCCCAGCTGAAACCAGAGAAGGGGCCAGGCCAGCCTCCCTGCTGGCCACctacgcacacactcacactctctctctctctctctctctctcaca from Sorex araneus isolate mSorAra2 chromosome 4, mSorAra2.pri, whole genome shotgun sequence includes these protein-coding regions:
- the MDFI gene encoding myoD family inhibitor encodes the protein MSQVSGQRSADCDAPHGAPRAAPGPASTPSLPPELEVLTEPTCPVEVVLEEGSLEGAAPPMPQDKDSGALQSLDSTDLNIPIEAVTRQPQGNPLGGTPLLVNGSGQPAEPGGTRRAGNGALGGPKAHRKLQTHPSLTSQSSRKSRNSTKSAASQIPLQAQEDCCVHCILSCLFCEFLTLCNIVLDCATCGSCSSEDSCLCCCCGQAECSDCELPCDLDCGILDACCESADCLEICMECCGLCFSS